Proteins encoded in a region of the Quercus lobata isolate SW786 chromosome 8, ValleyOak3.0 Primary Assembly, whole genome shotgun sequence genome:
- the LOC115954807 gene encoding 18.1 kDa class I heat shock protein-like, translating to MALSLFGGRRSNVFDPFSLDIWDPFEGFSAVASVPPSARETTAFATARIDWKETPEAHIFKADLPGLKKEEVKVEVEDGNVLQISGERSKEHEEKNEKWHRVERSSGKFMRRFRLPENAKVDQVKANMENGVLTVMVPKEEQKKPAVKAIEISG from the coding sequence ATGGCGCTCAGTCTTTTCGGTGGCCGAAGAAGCAACGTGTTCGACCCTTTCTCACTGGACATCTGGGACCCATTTGAGGGCTTCAGTGCTGTAGCCAGCGTTCCTCCCTCAGCTCGTGAAACCACAGCTTTTGCTACAGCACGCATTGATTGGAAGGAAACCCCGGAGGCACACATTTTCAAGGCTGATCTTCCGGGTCTGAAGAAGGAGGAAGTGAAAGTTGAGGTTGAGGATGGTAATGTATTGCAAATAAGTGGGGAGAGGAGCAAAGAGCACGAGGAAAAGAATGAGAAGTGGCACAGGGTTGAGAGGAGCTCTGGCAAGTTTATGAGGAGGTTTAGGTTGCCAGAGAATGCGAAGGTGGATCAGGTGAAGGCTAATATGGAGAATGGAGTGCTCACAGTGATGGTGCCTAAGGAAGAGCAGAAGAAGCCTGCGGTCAAGGCCATCGAGATCTCTGGCTAA
- the LOC115957842 gene encoding class I heat shock protein-like, with product MSLIPNFLNRRSNVFDPFEGFPPLSSHSNFPSETSSFAAAKVDWKETPNAHVFKADVPGLKKEEVKVEIEDGRVLQISGERSQEQEEKSDTWHRVERSSGRFSRRFRLPENAKVEEVKAAMENGVLTVTVPKEEVKRPDVRPIQISG from the coding sequence atgtcgCTGATTCCAAATTTCCTCAACCGCCGATCCAATGTCTTCGACCCATTCGAGGGCTTCCCACCGCTCTCCTCTCACTCCAACTTCCCCTCCGAAACGTCGTCGTTCGCCGCCGCTAAAGTTGACTGGAAGGAGACCCCGAACGCGCACGTGTTCAAAGCCGACGTGCCCGGGCTGAagaaagaggaagtgaaggtgGAGATCGAGGACGGTCGAGTTCTACAGATAAGCGGGGAGAGGAGTCAAGAGCAGGAAGAGAAGAGTGACACGTGGCACCGCGTGGAGCGGAGCAGCGGAAGGTTCTCGAGGAGGTTTAGGCTGCCGGAGAACGCAAAGGTCGAGGAAGTCAAGGCTGCTATGGAGAATGGTGTGCTTACTGTCACTGTGCCCAAAGAGGAAGTTAAGAGGCCTGATGTTAGGCCCATTCAGATTTCTGGTTAG